The nucleotide window aaaaaaacaacaaaggcaataaatactaagactgcggtcgactgccagcagtccaccatagtctcggggactacacccagtgggtgcacttagcatgcccccaccggttctgatcccactcgaccagacCGCCGAAGTCGAgttcaaaaaaaagagagaaagaaagtagaactcagactacagtcgactgccagcagtccaccatagtctcggggactacacccagtgggtgcacttagcgtgcccccaccggttctgatcccactcgaccggcccgccgaagtcgagtggaagagacaaactaccagtttggtttatacattcggcaaaatacaaagactacagtcgactaccatcagtccaccatagtctccaCTAGTCCAAAacttcaatcgacgcacccagtgggtgtacagacgcaaagattttcggaaagaatcttcagatagccgactaacctgaacgttgctctggagagccgagctggcatcataggcggcttggctggcgtcccgcaccatcttcatcttctccatcataaggcccgcctggcgtatggcttccctagcagcattcacctcgtcctctgggacatgatgggtcgcaaaaaatgaaggcgggtcgacaggggcctgagcagtcgaagaagaaggcaaggcactcgacaggggctccgtgaaggtaacagaaccccgattgacgtcaccagtgtcctgaacgactggttccgccctcggcgtcgactgtagcgcctcacttacaggagctcgcctactcttcctcgtcaaagacctctcgggctcttcatcatcatcagggaggtcaataatgttgggagctatgcaaagttcaaattgccaaaatcacgtcacccaatgatgcacgatgcagttgaatcgaccaaagaaagatagtatggcagaaatcatacccggattagaagtgaccgcatcctccatcacctcatcatcatccctgtaagctgaggtcccggaagtggcagcgctaacaattccaaagttcgtccagttaaaacaagaaatacaaacagcgcggagcgtcgagtgaatacaaggagagacactcacgcggaggcgacagggatatcgatcttgatatttggcagcgccttccgagtcttcggctctgcaactttggggtgctttggcgccttctcagtcggggttggtgaagagacccgaggacgcttcgaagactgaccagcctgagtAGTTGCCTTGCCGCGGGCACTCggccgttcttggtcaagcttggatcgtctctctatgcgaggaggcgactcgacttcttccccatcacttgagtcgtcacttccaccatccccttcaccatcggaagtccactcgccactttctccaccactcgcctcgccttccagagcttgctcttgctccccgttgggcatcgaatacatttcaataatggcctgaaagaaagcagggagaacgaagtcagtcgacgcaatatagacagctgcgcgagtgaattcagattacaagcaaaaactcagaatcagacctgctctggtgcacgcgactggtcgaatgggggaactctcctggctcctctgggattgtccttgttcccggtaatgctcgacagccacttctccagagtgtcgtcatcgacctcctccgagtggatccgagtggagtcttctagacctgaatacatccacatcgggtggtctcgggCTTGGAGGGGCTGGATGCaccgctgaaggaagacctccaagagatccataccagtgaccccgtcacgaatgactggaccactcggttgaccaacaccttcacgtgcgccttctcctctgggagcaccttcaaaggggagggtttttccactcggtccatggtaaagggagggaggctagtcgattgccctggcgtcgactggtctttgcagtagaaccaggtcgactgccatccgcgaactgaatcgggaagaatcatggccggaaaggagctttttcccctcgtctggatgccaagacccccacacatctggatcacttgggtcctctcgtcactcggattagcctttttcactgtctgggagcgacaagtgaaaatatgcttgaaaagaccccagtgaggtcgacaacccaagaagttctcaCACAACGAAATGAACGCGGTAAGATaaacgattgagttgggggtaaaatggtggagttgagccccaaagaagttcagaaaccctcggaagaaaggatgaggaggcaaggaaaacccacggtcggcgtgggtggcaagaagaacgcgctcaccctcccggggttgcggctcggattccttccccggaagccgcgccgagtcgtaggggatcagccctccctcggccaggtcgtcgaggtcttcttgggagatccttaagtggatccagtcgccctggatccaacccttcggcaggccagtccgcgaggaagatccgccccggctcgtcgccttcccctttgacctcgccgtcgccttctttgcccgctccagagccgctgtcttctccttcaccattgTCGCCGACGAGACGCGTGTGGCGCGGTGGCGCTGGAGCGAGAGCGAGCGCAGAGAAGAGGCGTGAGgaggagaagagataatggggcgcactgttcgggagactccggtccaacgccttatatgaggccgcttccgagtggctgacaggtaggcccagatggctctgtcaaatcccgtaacgacCGCACGAGCGATACGTggtgaaaaaggtggcgcggggatcgaggcggctccgctctatctcgtccgattactgcggcctccccgtcccgcgcgctttcCAAAATTCAGATCCCACTAAATCCGCGGGCAGCAAATAACTtgtcagaccaaagatctcctccgcactgtcactcggagccttataagtaaagaaactcactcggcgaagaattaagaatggatcaaggcgactgaaaagggaGTTGCTGTCATCACTAAGGAccgttgatccgaaacaagatatgctcacggcatagaaaacgagtcggagaagtcctcaactccttccccactcaaacctcgatccattcgggggctaatgatgaagctatgtacctagggtagggtcacggacctgtcctaactgccctacccaaggacacctctagaataaatcacctttcaatcgacttggaggtgttccactcgacagactggaagacattcgaccaagaagcaattactcgaccaagatccaaccactcgacggccaggagacctaaagtcactccgcacgctaacggtcggtcattaagtagcttttatggtcatcatagcactttattactagcgttatcagtaacgccctaccttaatgtacattgaacccttcgtaacgtgggctggccggggtcctggcgcactctatataagccacccccctcctccgagacaagggttcgcacctctgtaactcatactcacataatccagtcgaccgccttcgggcttcgagacgtagggctattacttcttccgagaagggtttgaactcgtaaaccttgcgtccttacaacttctccatagctaagatctcgcttctccatacttacccccctacattactgtcagacttagaaccacgacagtagtcacttgttgaaatctctgaAAAGACAAGAAGTATAATTTAAACTCTCTTCCTTCCTTAATGAAAACCACATGTAACTTTGGGTTGCttgttccaaaaaaaatctcGTTGACGATTTATTAATTTATTTTGTGGGGAAATGAGAGTTTTATTccgtactaataggattacaatCAAGTGACGATAGGTCCTCGATACACCGAGGTCCCGTACGTAACCATACAACGGTAGCTAATTTTGTACGGCTATAATTTGTCAACTTATCTTACATCCTATTCTGAACACGTTGTAGCTGCTGAGGAACAAAGCCCAGTTTTCATTAATGCTTTTATCTTGGCAACAAGATACCGATGAGTCAGATTGGACCAAGACCGGAATATCTGAGTGTTGGATGGCTGATGATTAACTAGGCAATTTTCAGTGTAATAAGATCAGGGAAGGGTACGTGCAACCATGAAATCATCCTCCCGTAATTAATGTGCTGGTTACAAGAGTTGGGATCCGTTTCCTGTTTCTCTCCGTTTTCAGACATGCCGCAAGTGGAGGCGAGATGAGAATCATATTCCCTGCCATCGTTTCCCACACACCTACCACTTGCCAGTTGCTAGTATCACCCCGGCCGGCATGGAATAAAGGCAACTTCCGTCCGCTTCCTTGCTAATTAAGCTTACACGATACACACACCCCATGCACGTACCCACGTACGTACTTGACCATTTTTCTCCCCTCCAGCTAGTGCACAGTGAGCACCGAATTCCTCCACCCCCTTGACCTCCGATGCAACCAGTGCACCAGGCAGTGCACTCTCCTCTCTCCATGAGTGAGACAGGCACGGCACCGTGAAGCCGGAAATTTACCCTCTCCCCTGCACGTATACTCGCTGTACAAAAGTTGGTTCCCAGGAGCCAAAGCTGAagatcgatcaaaccgcataaacAAAGCCCATCCCACAGACCAAAGAATCGATTCGATTCCCCGTGTGGAGACGACATCTTTACTTAGCGCGCTCATACCACTTTTAATCACCTTTCCCTCCGATCACATCCCTCGTTCGATCCCCGCTAATTTCCCGTGGCTGGCTCGCCTCTCAGCTCAAAGGAACCCTAGAAAGGTTGGCTAGCTTCTCCCTCAAACTTCTTTGGAGCCCTCATGGCTCACACAAAGGCGAATTAAGCTGTCCATGTAGTATGTAGTGTACACACACACATACTGACAGACCAAGGTTGGGCTAGCTTAGCTGTGTGCAGATCGCGACCTCGTGTATACCTTCCTTCTCGCCGGGGTCTCCGCCGGCCGTCGCTTTGCTTGCCGGCAAGGCTTCCCGGATCCCCTCTCGCTCCCAGCTACATTTGGCCTCACCGAAAGCTGCTTTGCTACTGCTAGCCTGCGCGTGACAAGGCTTCTGTGTTTGGCTTCGTGCATGTGTTCGACAGGCTAGAGTGGCGTTCTAGCGCAAGCTTCTTCTTGGTGGTACTAGTTTCTTGCTGCCGCATATATGCCTGGCTCGCGCGTCACCTGCCATTTACGCTTGCTAGATGAGGGCCTGATAGACCAGAGCGTGAGTGCTGCGAATCTCTTTGGAAGTTGATCCGTTCGCCTTGAAAGATTGAGTGAGTGGGTCGAAATTAAGATGATCAATGGTGAAATAGTGTTTGTAGTTTGTTTGATGGTGTGTTTATTCGAGGGATCTGACATGTCTATGCCTCCTGTCTCTGTTTTGTTGGGATGGAGATAGGAAGATCGAACCTGAGACGTGGTGCTTGATCGAGGCGAGGTGAGGTGATCGGCAATGGGCAGCAACCATGAGGCGCACCACGAGGACTTCCAGCTCAAGGACACGAACCCGCTGCTGGGCGAGCAATGGCCCAAGGGCGCGGCGGGGCCGGCGCGGCCCGCCGTGGGCGGCGGCATCGCGGGGTGGCTGGGCATGGACAAGCCGTCCAGCACGTACGACCTGGTGGAGCAGATGTTCTTCCTCTACGTGCGCGTGGTGAAGGCCAAGGACCTGCCCCCCAACCCCATCACCGGCGCGCCCATGGACCCCTACGTGGAGGTGAAGCTGGGCAACTACAAGGGCACCACCAAGCACCGCACCAACCCAGAGTGGGACCAGGTCTTCGCCTTCTCCAAGTCCCGCGTCCAGTCCAACGCCCTCGAGGTCTACCTCAAGGACCGCGACATGCTCGGCCGCGACGACTACGTCGGCCGCGTCCTCTTCGACCTCGCCGAGGTGCCCACCCGCGTGCCGCCCGACAGCCCGCTCGCCCCGCAGTGGTACCGCCTCGAGCAGCGCCGCGGCGGCGACGCCGGCTACAAGGTGCGCGGGGAGCTCATGCTCGCCGTCTGGATCGGCACCCAGGCCGACGAGGCCTTCCCCGAGGCCTGGCACTCGGACGCCGCCACCGTGCGCGGCGAGGGCGTCGCCAGCGTCCGCTCCAAGGCCTACGTCTCGCCCAAGCTCTGGTACCTCCGCGTCAACGTCATCGAGGCGCAGGACGTGCAGCCGCAGTCCCGCGGCCGCGCTCCCGAGGTCTTCGTCAAGGCGCAGGTCGGCAACCAGATCCTCAAGACCTCCGTCGTGCCCGCCGCCACGCTCAACCCGCGCTGGAACGAGGACCTGCTCTTCGTCGTCGCCGAGCCGTTCGAGGAGCAGCTGGTGATGACGGTCGAGGACCGGGTGTCGCCGCGCAAGGACGACCTCCTCGGCCGCGTCCAGCTCCCGCTCACGCTCTTCGAGAAGCGCCTCGACCACCGCCCGTTCGTGCAGTCCCGGTGGTTCGACCTCGAGAAGTTTGGCATCGGGGGCGCCATCGAGGGCGAGACACGGCGGGAGCTCCGCTTCGCCAGCCGCGTCCACGTCCGAGCCTGCCTCGAGGGCGCGTACCACGTCATGGACGAGTCCACCATGTACATCAGCGACACCCGCCCCACGGCGCGGCAGCTCTGGAAGCCGCCCGTCGGCGTGCTCGAGGTCGGCATCCTCAGCGCCATCGGCCTGCAGCCGATGAAAAAACTGGAAGGCCGGGGAAGCACCGACGCCTACTGCGTCGCCAAGTATGGGCAGAAGTGGGTGCGCACGCGCACCATGATCGGCACCTTCAGCCCGACGTGGAACGAGCAGTACACGTGGGAGGTGTTCGACCCCAGCACCGTCATCACCATCGGCGTCTTCGACAACTGCCACCTCGGCGGCGGCAACGGAAACAACGGCGGAGGAGgtgcaggaggaggaggagggcctcCGGCGAGGGACGCACGCATCGGCAAGATCCGCATCCGCCTGTCCACGCTGGAAACCGACCGTGTGTACACGCACGCGTACCCGCTGATCCTGCTGACGCCGTCGGGGGTGAAGAAGATGGGCGAGCTCCGGCTGGCCGTGCGCTTCACCTGCCTCTCCATGATGAACATGGTGCACCTCTACACGCAGCCGCTGCTCCCCAAGATGCACTACCTGCACCCCTTCACGGTCACGCAGCTCGACGCGCTCCGCTACCAGGCCATGGGCATCGTGGCGGCGCGGCTGGGCCGCGCGGAGCCGCCGCTGCGGCGGGAGGTGGTGGAGTACATGCTGGACGTGGAGTCCCACATGTGGAGCATGCGCCGGAGCAAGGCCAACTTCTTCCGCGCCGTCTCGCTCTtctccggcgccgccgccgccgcgcgctgGTTCGCCGATGTCTGCCACTGGAAGAATGTGGCCACCACCGCGCTCgtccacgtcctcctcctcatcctcatcTGCTACCCGGAGCTCATCCTCCCCACCGTCTTCCTCTACATGTTCATGATCGGGCTCTGGAActaccgccgccgcccgcgccacccTCCCCACATGGACACCAAGATGTCCTGGGCCGAGGCCGTGCACCCGGACGAGCTCGACGAGGAGTTCGACACCTTCCCGACGTCCAGGCAGCAGGACGTCGTCTACATGCGCTACGACCGGCTGCGCAGCGTCGCCGGCAGGATACAGACCGTCGTCGGCGACATGGCCACGCAGGGGGAGCGGCTGCAGTCGCTGCTCAGCTGGCGCGACCCCAGGGCGTCCTGCCTCTTCGTCTTCTTCTGCCTCATCGCCGCGGTCGTGCTCTACGTCACGCCGTTCCGGGTCGTCGCGCTCGTCGCCGGGCTCTTCCTGCTCCGGCACCCGCGGTTCCGAACCAAGCTGCCCGCCGTGCCAAGCAACTTCTTCCGGCGACTGCCGTCGCGGGCGGATAGCATGCTCTGAACTACTATGAGTGACCTACTTACTATATATGGCTTGTTCTTCGATCGGGTTTTTGATTTTCTTTTTCCAAGCCAAAAAAGACTCTGATTCGTCTTCATATGAGAGTGTTTGTTAATTAAATGCTGAGTTTGGACACTGTGGGTTTGAGAGCACCCCGCGTGTAACTATGTTTGTCTCAAGAAGAATGACAATAATTGCATGCTTGAAGCTCTAGGAATAAAAATGTTTTTTATCAACACAATATATGGACGGAATTGCTATTATGGCCCTttttggttcataagtcctaggatttttttagagggtgtttgtttacagggacttATTGGTCTACAGACTTAAATAAGtctctaaaccaaacaggagagacttatagggacttaaagtgggcatttgggacttaTAAAATACGACTCTCAaggagggacttatagggacttatagTTGTAATATGGTCTTATAGAGACTTATAAGTCCCGGGAACCAAACAggtagggactttttagggacttgAGACTTATAGgttgggactaaaaaaagtcctaggacttatgaaccaaacagggccttagtcCAAACTTATAAGTCCCAAGTCTCTAAAAAGTCCCTACATGTTTGGTTCCTGGGACTTATAAGTTTTTATAAGACCATATTACAACTATAAGTCTCTATAAGTCCCTCCTTAAGAGTCTTATTTCAtaagtcccaaatgcccactttaagtccctataagtcccttCTGTTTGGTTTACATGAGACTTATAGAAACTTTTTTAATCCCTAAACCaataagtccctgaaaacaaacaCCCTCTATATTTAAGGACATCTCATCCTTTTTTTTTGAGGTTTTAAGCACATCTCTTCTAAGTTGTTGGCCATTGGATATGGATGTTGTAAGTTCCGTGCAAAAATCCATATATGGACTTGCGTGCCTCGTTTTGTTGACCCgccttttctttttcctttttgtCAGCTTGACTCGTAGATGCGTGAGGGGGCACGGCCGGGCACCCCTATTCCTCGCCTTCAGCGAGTGTAACTCTCGAAGCTGAAGGGGACGAGCAATAAGGTCCGGCCCACGCGCGAGCGAGGCCACCACCAGTTTTTTTATGTTGTACGTTTTCGTTTTTTGTTTCATTTATGTACTTTTGTTTATAATTTAATatatttaaatatatatatattacaaaaaattCTACAAAAATCTTTGAAAATTGTTGAATACTAGCAAAAGCCTCGTGCGTTGCAACGAAAAAAAAATCACACGCTACTAGTCTAATAAACATGGCTAAAGATCCCACAGATCCACATCATCTGTGTGTTCAAACGTGGTCAATCCTTAGAAGAGTTATCATTGAACCGCACCTGCGCAAGGCAATGATTAAAACTTCAAAACATAATCTTGTTGAGTTGAACATGACGGCTGCCTGGTCCATACACCATCCTTCGTTCGTTGCGTGGTGCATACACCGTCTTTCATAAGGTCTGACTACAATCAGAAGTGGAGAAAACACCACCAAATACTTCCATGAAATCTCTAAAGGTAACACAGCACTTGTATATATGAAGTGAACCCATGCCATAATAGTAATATCCTCGGCCGACCACTCTACACCTGCCAAATTAAGTTCATCTATGCATCACAAAGAAAAGGAATTTGAATGATGTGGGGATGCCACCTTTTTTTGGAGGGAACGCCATCATGGCTAATTTTATTAAATTAAACCATGCTTACATCGTCAATCAACAGCGGCATAATAAAACTAGGTGGATCATCAACCCACACACAACTATCTAGATTACATTCATGTGCAAGTGTATGTGCTACCCGATTTGCTTCCCTTGGACAGTGCATAAATAAGATTTTGTCAAAAGAGCTCGCCTGAATACGGATGTCTTCGAATATCGGAGCAGCAACAGTCGCAGAGAAACCACCTTCCTGAAGAGTATCAATAACTCCTGCACAATCATACTGAATAACTAATGTCTGACATCCTATTTGATTTGCAAGATGAATACCATCTAAAACTGCTTGAGCTTCAGCTGTTGCCGCGTCAAGCGCAAAAGGAATAAGCTTGGAACCCGCACTTACAAATCTGCCTTTATCATCCCTGATTGCCACACCTGTAGCTCCTGACCTTATATTAATATCGTATTTAGCATCAACATTTACAGAGATGAAGCCCTCAGACGCCCTATGCCAAGTACTTGATCTTGGCTGAATCTTTTTCCCTTGTGCTTTTGCGAAACTAGATACCAATACTTGAATTGACATCGCTGCTTGTGATAAAGATTGCATGGTTTCTGCATGGACTATCTGTCTTCGTCTCCACCAAATATACCAAGAGGCCGTTATGATTGTTTCTCTTAAAAACTTTACTGATGCATCAACTGGGACCCTGAACTTTCCAGCCATCAGATAATCAAGCACTATACTACCTGACCAATCTATCTCACATGCTTCAGTAACCACCTGCATCAAGCCAATTTTCCGCCAAATACCTTTTGCTTCCCCACACCGAAAAATAACATGTTTTATGTCTTCACAATATCTCTTACAGACCGGACACATACTGCTGTTCATTATGTGGCGATTAACCAGAACATCATAATAGGGAAGAATCCCATGCAAACATTTCCAAGTAA belongs to Triticum urartu cultivar G1812 chromosome 7, Tu2.1, whole genome shotgun sequence and includes:
- the LOC125519748 gene encoding FT-interacting protein 1; the encoded protein is MGSNHEAHHEDFQLKDTNPLLGEQWPKGAAGPARPAVGGGIAGWLGMDKPSSTYDLVEQMFFLYVRVVKAKDLPPNPITGAPMDPYVEVKLGNYKGTTKHRTNPEWDQVFAFSKSRVQSNALEVYLKDRDMLGRDDYVGRVLFDLAEVPTRVPPDSPLAPQWYRLEQRRGGDAGYKVRGELMLAVWIGTQADEAFPEAWHSDAATVRGEGVASVRSKAYVSPKLWYLRVNVIEAQDVQPQSRGRAPEVFVKAQVGNQILKTSVVPAATLNPRWNEDLLFVVAEPFEEQLVMTVEDRVSPRKDDLLGRVQLPLTLFEKRLDHRPFVQSRWFDLEKFGIGGAIEGETRRELRFASRVHVRACLEGAYHVMDESTMYISDTRPTARQLWKPPVGVLEVGILSAIGLQPMKKLEGRGSTDAYCVAKYGQKWVRTRTMIGTFSPTWNEQYTWEVFDPSTVITIGVFDNCHLGGGNGNNGGGGAGGGGGPPARDARIGKIRIRLSTLETDRVYTHAYPLILLTPSGVKKMGELRLAVRFTCLSMMNMVHLYTQPLLPKMHYLHPFTVTQLDALRYQAMGIVAARLGRAEPPLRREVVEYMLDVESHMWSMRRSKANFFRAVSLFSGAAAAARWFADVCHWKNVATTALVHVLLLILICYPELILPTVFLYMFMIGLWNYRRRPRHPPHMDTKMSWAEAVHPDELDEEFDTFPTSRQQDVVYMRYDRLRSVAGRIQTVVGDMATQGERLQSLLSWRDPRASCLFVFFCLIAAVVLYVTPFRVVALVAGLFLLRHPRFRTKLPAVPSNFFRRLPSRADSML